The nucleotide sequence CTTTGGTATACCGCTGCAACAGCAATGGGCATATGCAAACTCCGGGGATTTCGCTCCGACCTATTATCTGCAAACCGACGCGCCACTCTACTACTATTCGTTCACGGATGCATACATAGCGATGACGTACCGGTCTCTCACCAAAGAGGAGCAGGCACGATTCGACCCCATGATTACCGGCTTCAATCCTGCCGATATGTATGCTGCCGATCATATTCGCAGAGTGTTGAAGATCTTTCCTGGCGTATTTTGCGGGATTGGCGAATTCACGATTCACAAAGAGTTCGTCTCGGCGAAAGTAGCGGGAGAAACGGCCTCGCTTCTGAACCCCGCCCTCGATAGGGTCTTGGATCTCGCCGGAGAAGTTGGCTTGGTTGTTCTCATTCACAACGATATGGATGTGCCCTTCGCCAAGGCCGGATCTGAGCCTGCGTATCTTGCGCAGATGAAGAACGTACTAAGACGGCATCCTCAGACCACCGTCATCTGGGCTCATACCGGCATGGGACGAGTTGTCCGTCCCGTCAATGGTCATGCTGCTGCGCTCGAAGCAATTCTCAAGGACCCGCAGTTTAGTCATGTCTACTTCGATATCTCGTGGGACGAAGTCGCAAAGTATTTAATGGCTTCTCCCGAATCAACCAAGATCACCGCAGATTTGATTAACCGTTATCCCGACCGCTTTCTCTTTGGGACCGATGAAGTCGCGCCTTCAAACCAGGAGAGCTATCTAAAGGTCTACCGCCAATACACACCGCTGTGGAGGCTTCTGAACAAGGACACAAGCGAGAAGGTGCGCAAAGGAAATTACGAGCGTCTTTTCGATGCCGCCAAACCTAAAGTGAGGGCTTGGGAAGTCGCACATGCCAAATGAGATTCATTCTTTCAATGACTGAGGCGTCTCTTGTGGTGGTCTGAAACACGCCCCACATGACCCACTTCGATCGTTCGCGTGAATCGAGGCGATCTCCAATCGCTATTCGCGAGATGAACCAGTAGCCGCCAAGTAGCGCAGCGAAGCGAGCGAAGGTAGAAAAAAGTATGCTCCTCCACGCACGCGCACGAAACGCGGAAGTCCCTCAACAGTTCTACGTTCTCCCGGTTGTGATTCCGGTAGCGTGAAACGATCAGTGGGCGCAGCACCTTGAATGGGTTCGCGGCTACCAAGCAATGGGTCGCTTTCATCTGTCAGTGCGTCAAACTTTGTGCTCATCAACCACGCACTCTGAAGAAACTCGAACTGCCGCGCCAGGTTCGCATTGAGACACATGAAGTGAATGCCTTCGTTCGCGCTTTGCGTGTTTGCCTGCGTCGAGGTAGAAGCGTCTTTGAATTCGCGTCCGCGCCGAAGGATGCGGTGGAATCTTGACGACGCTTTCGCATCAGAATGTAAGGTCTTCTCGCCCAATCCTAAGAGCGTAAGCAGACGTTTGATGCCACTCACTGGAGGCGAAGGTAGATCGCCATTGCGCGGGTTAGCTCGGCGGATGTGGGCGCCAAATGGACACTTCATCCCTTCTGGGTCAGAAGCGAAGTCGAAATGATTCCTGTTGTCGTTGGCATCAGCGCCCGGGATGGCGATAGTGGATGGCTCGACCAATGGCGCGCCATCCTTTCTGCGCCCGACCATTGCTGCAGCCATTACTTCCGCAGCCTCATCACTTCCGGCATGTTCGCGGAGGAAACGCCAGAACTCCTCCACGTTCTGCTCTAACGTGCGCAATACAAGATAGGAACCGTTGCGACCGAAATCCCGCATGCCTGGCTGCTCTTCTGCTAGCGGTAGGAGATCGGCTGCGAAGGCGCCGGCGGGTACTAGCGGTCTATCTGTGTAGCGGTTGTATTCATTGGGATAGCCAAGCAGCACCTCGCCAAGGCTGATCCGATTTGTGTAGGTATCCTCAATCTGTTGAGGATGCCGTGATCGCTCCCAATCGAGTTCGGGCTGACTCACTCCATCGGTGAACCCAAAGGGCTCCACGCCGCCGAGGTACGAAGTTTTGAGTTCCGTTACAGTGGCAAACGCGTCACCCCATCCTGCCGTTAACACCGTATTTTTCCATGCATCGAGCGCGCCTGGGCGTGCATACAGCATGAGAAGTAAATCGACGTTGCTTGTTGCAGATCCCCAAAGCCACTGCTCAGGAGCGCTATTGCCAACATCTCCCAGCAGTCTGGCACGCGCGTTGTTATTTAGCCCGGTTTTGAATTCGGTCGAGAATTGCGATAGTAGATCGGCGGTGCAGCCAAGGTTATTCAACCCCTCATAAGTAAACGCAATCTGAAGTGCTGTCTGCGGTGCCTCTGAGCGAGCGACCGCATTGGATACCGGCGCCGCGCTTAGCCAAAGCCGCGCCTTGTCCGCATTCTTGATCGTGACCAGGAGGAAGCTGCAATCTGTCAGTTTGCCGTAGCCAAAACGCACGATACCCTGAATCGCTTCAAACTCAACGGAATTCATACGTCTTTGCTCCCTTCCTAGATCAGCGCTAGCCACGCTGCCGCATCTTTCTCGCTCATGGATCGCTTTTGCAGACCGGCACGGATAAGGAGGTTGCGATGCTTGTTCGCAGCAGTGAGACCGGGGTGTGCGTTGAACCAAACCTCTGTGGGCAATTGATGACGACGCAGTACGCGCTTGAATGTTTGCTCATCCTGACATCCATCCAGCAGCAGCCATCGTGTGCGTGGGTAACCTATACCGTTGCTGAATGTCAGGTTGAGTCCGAAGCCAACCTTGTTGATGAAGTCGTCCATGTAGCTTTCCAAGCTGCCGTCGTAAATGCTGGAAAAGAGCATACGCTTGCGGCCATCCATGAAAACCCATCGTGCGAAATGGATCGTGGAGACGCGGGAAAGATTTCCACGAAAGTACACGTGACGTGCTGTGTAGTCGGTCAATAACAGGAGAAAGCGAACGATACAAAGACGCACCAGGCCGGGCTTCAAACTACCGAAGACATTGAACTGATTTGTGACTTCATGATTTTCCATTGCGAGAAGTTCTTCCGAATGCGCTGGGTCCACGGGAGGGGCAACGGCAGGATCGTTCTTTTCCCAAGTTCTTATTTGAAAAAGCAAGAAGGGAAGAAGGACAAGCAGAACCGGCAAAAGAAGAACTAGTGCGAGTGGAATCAAGATCAGATGCAAAGCATTGCCTATGCGCCATCCAAGGGGAGTGGGAGAAGAAGGTGTGAGTCGAAGGCGACCTTCAACCTTGGATTGCTCCACAAAAGCCTGGAGTGCCCGGCGAACCGTTTCGGCTGAGCCTGCTCGCCTGTAAGCCACGTCTGCATTCAACTTCTGCTTCAGAAAGCGTCGCAGCGTTTCCTCTTCTCTGACCTGCACGACGGTACGACCGCGCCAGTTCACATAGGCCGCTGCTGCCTGAACCCGGTTTTGTTCCAACCACTCGCTTAAATTGGTTCCGTCGGTGTAGGTCGAGCAATGCGCAAACAGGGCTGCGAGTCCCTCACCCGCCACACGCACCATGTCATTTCGTAACCCAGATTCTTCGCCGTCGATTTCCGCAAGAAAGACAAGATACGTAGGGTAGCCCGTTGTTGGAAGGCCGTAAACAGCGCAGTCCTGAGCCGCGAGATCCTGCACAACCAACAAACGCGCATAGTGAAGTTGCGCGAACATGTGAAGCGGAATAAGGCTGTTCTGCGGATCGTAAACGCCCGGCTGCTTGTTCATGCTGCAGAGAAGTTGGTGGACTGTTGTGATGGCTTCAGGCCTCAGAGGCGCGGCGTACATCACGCTGGTCTGCGGAGTCATGGCAGATCACCCGGGGTAGGCTCGAAATGCGGTTCAGCGTTCATCCGGTGCCGGAGTTCTGAAAGAGTTGCGTACATGACTTTGCGTGCTCGGCTTTGGTTGCCGAGCGGCCGATGATCGGCGATGCAATGCCAGGGGTTAAACGAAAGAAGACGTGCCATTCGCATAGCATAGGCAAAGTCGACAGCCTGTCGTGGCAGGCGCAGTGTGGCCACTGCTATGCGTGGCGAGAGCTTTTCCGGCCATAGCACGCTGGCATTTTCGAGAGGCATACGAAACGAATCTGTCTGTAGCTGCACCCTCATTTCCACGTCCACTGTTTCGCGTGAGAGTCGATCCTCCAGTGCCAAACGAAGATAGTCATCGGGTGGCCGTTGCGGAAGTCGTGGAACCGAAGTACGCCGTTCAGAGGTGGGCCAAAATGAGTACTGCATCGCCTGGCCTTCGCCCATGAGATAGGGAACACAACTGAAGTAGGGCGCCTCAAGGGGACTACTTTGAGTCTTCGTCCACAAGCCCTGCATTACCAGATCGAGCAGGTGACTCTGCTTAAAATTCAGGAAGTGGTAGATGGAAGCGTTCTGCAGGCTGGCCCGCTGAAGATTAGCATTCGACCGGATATCACCGGTAACAAACGTGGGTGTGCAGACAGCGAGAAAATCCTGGGTGAACTGTTCTTCCTGCATCAGCTTTGGCCCAGGCACCTCCATAAGCTTCACGCTGATACTCATAAAACCGACGTCATCAATATCCGGTGTGATGTAGGGTCCCGGTCCAGAGAAGCGGACAAACGCAGGAAAAGTGCGTGCCTCGCGAAAGACTCCTTTTGCTAAATGTGCTGGCAACACGTCATGCACGATGAATTCACCGCGAACGATACCGTGTGTTTTCGTATTGCCACCGCGCTCAAAACGGCCGGGCTTCCAAAGTTCTGCCATCTGCTGTCGGAAGCTGGCGATAACATCCTGGTTAAATTCATCCTCGTGCGGCAGTAGTTTTTCCTGCGCCAATGCCAGATGTTCGTTGACGCGTCGGGCGTTCATGTATGCGGTTATCGCGCGCGCGATCGGATCTCGTAATGTCGCGTCGAATGCAGGACGTAACCACGGGTCGATACGTCGCTCTATCTGGATGAGGCGTGTGAGGATATCTGCAGTGACGTTCTTTATCCGTGAACCCGTCTGGGCCCCAGGAATTGGCTTGCTTCGGTTCACTTCGACAGGGGAATCAGACATCCAGACACTCCCGAAACAAAGTTACAAAGCAGCCTGTGAGTGTTGCGGACAGGCGACGTCAGATCGGCTTGTTACACCACGCCGAACTGAAGCGAAAAATGGATTGTCCGTTTTGTATCCCAATAGACAAGGCCAAGGTAAAGCTGAGGAGCGATGAGACGGATTTCGTCTCGCACATGTTTTGCCAGAAGTGATGTCTTCGAATAATCGAGAACAATGCAATCTTTTCCGTCGAACAGACTGGGCCCAACATACACCTGCGCGACAATCGCGTTCACACCAAGAGACGAGATGCGGTTTGTCAACGTTCCATGCTGGGCGTCAAAGGTTTTACCTTGCCAGGCAAAAATGTTGACGATGGATGCGATTTCATGGGTGAACTTAGTGTCAGGCGCGAGAATGGCCCTGCCGTCGGCCTCGCCGTTGGGGATAGGACCCACGGTGCCACTTTTGAACACGTCGTCTAACTGACTGTCCGAGAGATTCAGAAGATCGGAAGCTGAATAAGACATGCGCACCACCTTGTCGCCATTTGGACAAACTTGTTACGAATGCGGCTGCGGGGACTGCTCAAGGCAACACTATTCGCTTGGCGGTCCAGTCTGTCAACAAAAATCAGAACCGCAGCACGGAGCGAAGGACGGGTTTACTTATCACAACGATGCTTTCGCATCTTGAAGAATGTCTGCGGCGGCCTTCTCGCCAATCATGTAGACGGGGCAGGCCAGAAAGAAACCAGGTATCCGGGGAAAGATCGACGCATCAACGACTCGCAGTGCTGTGGTGCCATGCACCTTGAAGCGGCTATCTACAACACCACCGTCCTCCGGATCACCGATCGGGCAGGTGCAGGAAGCATGATGGCCCCACGCCTGGTCGCGAACATACTGTCGAATCTGGTCGGCACTAACTATCTCCGCACCGGGAAACTCCTCCTTCTCAATCAGGCCTTTCGCTATGAGGGGTGAACTAATGCGCCGGACGAATTGCAATCCCTCGACAACTGCGTTTAGATCGTCGTCGTTATCCGGTGTGCCCTCTTCGAAGTATGCGAAATCAATCAGGGGAGTGTCTTTGGGATCGGCCGACCGCAATGAGACGGAGCCTGCCCGGTTGTTCGTGTGAGCTTTTAATACCGCCCACGTAAGACAGTTCTGATCGTCAATGAAGTCGCGAGAGTATCCGGGGACATATCCTTTGAAACTGCCAAGGAAGGCGACACAGAACAGGTCCGGCTGAACCCGATTTCCGGAACGACGAAATACTGCAAGTACAGAGCCGTTGGTTGCATAGGCTCCATCACGGCAGCGTTCCCATTGGGCAAACTGCGGATCGGTGGTGTCAAAGCGGGCGCCTTTCAAGATATGCCATGCGGGGAAGTTCATTCGGTATACGACGCTGATTTCGTATCGGTCCTGAAGGTTTCTTCCCACGCCCGGAAGATGCTTTCGTAAAGGGATTCCGAAATGAGCGAGATGCTCTTGAGATCCAAGACCAGAAAGCATAAGCAACTGCGGTGTATTGAATGCTCCACCACTCAGGATCACTTCGCGGCTTGCAAACATCGTCTTGCGTTCTCCTGCCGACGAGTTGGGTTTGGAATGCGCACGATACAGTCGTTCGCCTTTCAGGTATTCAACGCCAATGGCGCGATTTTCATCGTCGAAGAGGACACGAGTTACAAGGGCATTGAGTTCCACGCGGAGGCGCTCGGGATAGCGCTTTTGGATATCAAGCACTCGTTCCCGCGTGCCGTTCCGGGCGTGATTGTGTGTAGTTAAGGGGAGATAGCGGAGGCCGAATGCGTCTTCTCCGCATGTTCGCCAGTCGTTCGGATCGAGTAGCCCTTGGAAGAACCAGCGCAGGCGCTTTCTGAAGTGGCCAAGCTCCTGATTCGCATTCTGAGCGGATACAAGAATCGTACTTAGCAAATCGCGATTGGCGAGAGAAAGCATTGGAATCGCTTTCTCTGTGTGCAGCCATCCATTGAAGCCGTGCCGGGATGGGTTGAAACCGAAGAACGCAGCGATCCGGTGAAGTGGAAGATATCGGCAATTTTCGAGCCGCTGAAAGTAGCGTCGCATTTGTTTCGGATTCCAGCCGCTATCCCCGGTGAGCGCTTCAATGGCTGCCCAATCCTCATCCGCGGGATAGACAAAGATCATTGCGTTGTGAGCAGTGCAGCCGCCGAGTGTCCCTGACCGCGGATACAAGACGCCATCTACCGGCTCTCCCGCATAATCCTTGCCGTATTTAGGATCTTTCTCTTGTTGCTGTTGATCGCGATAGTGCCGAACAAAGAAATCCCAACGCAGCGCTTCATTCTCAGAAGCGAATGCATGAAAGCACGGAACATCGTAGGCCGCGGGAAGCCGGTCAGAATCCGGGTAGGTGGGGTCTCCTCCGTGTTGCAGGCGTGGGTCCCCGCCTGCCTCCATTAAC is from Terriglobus sp. TAA 43 and encodes:
- a CDS encoding amidohydrolase family protein, coding for MWGISKLRRLQLIKRVFGACIVFLLSSSFGISQSAPAGQYELNDVHFHLTNYIQQGTDIHDFLAIMGTKVGRVALFGIPLQQQWAYANSGDFAPTYYLQTDAPLYYYSFTDAYIAMTYRSLTKEEQARFDPMITGFNPADMYAADHIRRVLKIFPGVFCGIGEFTIHKEFVSAKVAGETASLLNPALDRVLDLAGEVGLVVLIHNDMDVPFAKAGSEPAYLAQMKNVLRRHPQTTVIWAHTGMGRVVRPVNGHAAALEAILKDPQFSHVYFDISWDEVAKYLMASPESTKITADLINRYPDRFLFGTDEVAPSNQESYLKVYRQYTPLWRLLNKDTSEKVRKGNYERLFDAAKPKVRAWEVAHAK
- a CDS encoding GMC family oxidoreductase — encoded protein: MDQVAEAEYIVVGSGAGGGTVAARLAEAGHTVVLMEAGGDPRLQHGGDPTYPDSDRLPAAYDVPCFHAFASENEALRWDFFVRHYRDQQQQEKDPKYGKDYAGEPVDGVLYPRSGTLGGCTAHNAMIFVYPADEDWAAIEALTGDSGWNPKQMRRYFQRLENCRYLPLHRIAAFFGFNPSRHGFNGWLHTEKAIPMLSLANRDLLSTILVSAQNANQELGHFRKRLRWFFQGLLDPNDWRTCGEDAFGLRYLPLTTHNHARNGTRERVLDIQKRYPERLRVELNALVTRVLFDDENRAIGVEYLKGERLYRAHSKPNSSAGERKTMFASREVILSGGAFNTPQLLMLSGLGSQEHLAHFGIPLRKHLPGVGRNLQDRYEISVVYRMNFPAWHILKGARFDTTDPQFAQWERCRDGAYATNGSVLAVFRRSGNRVQPDLFCVAFLGSFKGYVPGYSRDFIDDQNCLTWAVLKAHTNNRAGSVSLRSADPKDTPLIDFAYFEEGTPDNDDDLNAVVEGLQFVRRISSPLIAKGLIEKEEFPGAEIVSADQIRQYVRDQAWGHHASCTCPIGDPEDGGVVDSRFKVHGTTALRVVDASIFPRIPGFFLACPVYMIGEKAAADILQDAKASL